A single bacterium DNA region contains:
- a CDS encoding UxaA family hydrolase, translating to MPITAMIIDKTDHVATCIEAVKKGEKVQLMRNGKKGEAIKANQAIPFAHKICVKPIPKGAHCLKYGLSIGSATKDIKVGDYIHVHNLESNRGRGDLA from the coding sequence ATGCCCATCACGGCCATGATCATCGACAAGACGGACCATGTCGCCACCTGCATCGAGGCGGTGAAAAAAGGCGAGAAGGTCCAGCTCATGCGCAACGGGAAAAAGGGGGAAGCCATCAAGGCCAACCAGGCCATTCCCTTCGCCCACAAAATCTGCGTCAAACCCATCCCGAAGGGCGCGCATTGTCTGAAGTACGGGCTCTCGATCGGCTCCGCCACGAAGGACATCAAGGTGGGCGACTACATCCACGTCCACAATCTCGAAAGCAACCGCGGGCGCGGCGACCTCGCGTAG
- a CDS encoding UxaA family hydrolase: protein MATKAKTRRAAKRTPGLRSTWWGYPRENGDIGARNYLLVLSGTLYANPTCERVARTLRNAVAITHPLGRCQIAPDLQRTFETLVGHGINANAAGVIVIDHHREEGCTADEIAHAIAKSGKRVEAVNIRLSGGAIESTAKATRIGMEMLREITNERRAEVPVSQLLLGLNCGTSDTTSGLSHNKATGWVTDNVVRLGGRALLAETTEMMGGEDVLASRCVRPELGKKIWKMVEEMEARILACGVDLRGSQPTGDNMEGGLTTIEEKSLGAIQKAGTAPIVDVIPWAKRASRTSGLHVMDTPGHGGESITGICAGGAQVLIFSTGGGHTINHPLMSTIRVTGNPVSARLQRDTTDVEVTDIFEGTPIETAGLRLYNEVLDVASGKMTKAEILHEDNAFAINRIGPSV from the coding sequence ATGGCAACGAAAGCGAAAACCCGCCGCGCGGCGAAACGCACCCCCGGGCTGCGGAGCACCTGGTGGGGCTACCCCCGGGAGAACGGCGATATCGGCGCCCGGAACTACCTGCTTGTCCTGAGCGGCACCCTGTACGCCAATCCCACCTGCGAGCGCGTCGCGCGGACGCTGCGGAACGCGGTCGCCATCACCCACCCCCTCGGCCGGTGCCAGATCGCGCCCGACCTCCAGCGCACCTTCGAGACCCTCGTGGGCCACGGCATCAATGCGAACGCCGCCGGCGTCATCGTGATCGACCATCACCGCGAGGAGGGCTGCACCGCCGATGAGATCGCCCACGCCATCGCCAAGAGCGGAAAACGCGTCGAGGCAGTCAATATCCGGTTGAGCGGCGGCGCGATCGAATCCACCGCCAAGGCCACCCGCATCGGGATGGAGATGCTCCGCGAGATCACGAACGAGCGGAGAGCGGAAGTGCCGGTCAGCCAGCTGCTGCTCGGCCTCAACTGCGGCACCTCGGACACGACCTCGGGCCTCTCCCACAACAAGGCGACCGGCTGGGTGACGGACAACGTGGTGCGTCTCGGCGGGCGCGCTCTGCTGGCGGAGACGACCGAGATGATGGGGGGCGAGGACGTTCTGGCCTCGCGCTGCGTGCGCCCGGAACTCGGCAAGAAAATCTGGAAGATGGTCGAGGAGATGGAAGCGCGCATCCTTGCCTGCGGCGTCGATCTGCGCGGCAGCCAGCCCACCGGCGACAACATGGAGGGCGGCCTCACCACGATCGAGGAAAAATCCCTCGGCGCGATCCAGAAGGCGGGCACCGCCCCCATCGTGGACGTGATCCCCTGGGCCAAGCGCGCGAGCCGCACCAGCGGGCTGCACGTCATGGACACCCCCGGCCACGGCGGCGAGTCCATCACCGGCATCTGCGCCGGCGGCGCCCAGGTGCTCATCTTCTCCACCGGCGGCGGCCACACCATCAACCATCCGCTGATGAGCACCATCCGCGTCACCGGAAATCCGGTCTCGGCGAGACTCCAGCGCGATACGACCGACGTCGAAGTCACGGACATCTTCGAGGGCACCCCCATCGAGACGGCCGGGCTCCGCCTCTACAACGAGGTGCTCGATGTGGCGAGCGGCAAGATGACCAAGGCGGAGATTCTCCATGAGGACAACGCATTTGCGATCAACCGCATCGGGCCCAGCGTTTGA
- a CDS encoding Ldh family oxidoreductase has product MSQTLSADTLRKFVSGLFEKAGLPADDAAWVADTLVEAELRGVTSHGVIRIPNYIPRIEAGWVNARPRMKVEKDAGALALFDGDNGMGQVVARRAMAECIQRAEAHNVGVVIVKNSNHFGAAALYAEMALESGMVGLCTTNAIRVFPPH; this is encoded by the coding sequence ATGAGCCAAACTCTTTCCGCCGATACGCTCCGGAAATTCGTCTCGGGACTTTTCGAAAAGGCGGGCCTCCCGGCGGATGACGCCGCCTGGGTGGCCGACACCCTCGTCGAGGCGGAGCTGCGCGGCGTCACCAGCCACGGCGTCATCCGCATCCCCAACTACATCCCCCGCATCGAGGCGGGCTGGGTGAACGCGCGGCCCCGGATGAAAGTCGAAAAGGACGCAGGCGCCCTCGCACTGTTCGACGGCGACAACGGCATGGGCCAGGTGGTCGCCCGGCGCGCCATGGCGGAGTGCATCCAGCGCGCCGAGGCGCACAACGTCGGCGTTGTGATCGTGAAGAACAGCAACCACTTCGGCGCCGCCGCCCTCTACGCGGAAATGGCCTTGGAAAGCGGCATGGTGGGCCTTTGCACCACCAACGCGATCCGCGTCTTTCCGCCGCAC
- a CDS encoding Ldh family oxidoreductase, whose product MPDAIVAAEVLHDFLRRAYAALGLPEADAEKCASQMLDAELRGVKSHGCVRFGVFAERLRKGTVNPRPEVKTLSDLPGYALLDGDMGMSAVVARQAVEAAMDKAAKNGIGAAGIRRTSHTGHIGYFAAMMLQQNMIGIIISGAAANLAPWGGRGRMLGNSPIAFAIPSRQEFPIIFDMATSKVARGYVLLAAKAGEDIPEGWALDPEGNPTTDAALAAKGTMLPLGDHKGYGLSLMFSFLTAALTGNGFDADQPDWVDADQPFSLPLLAIAIDPTQSLGENYKGAVDETVRRLKASERAGGFDEIRIPGEASHRRYKESLARGVALKGPLFEELARIASELGIAPLPSG is encoded by the coding sequence ATGCCGGATGCCATCGTTGCCGCGGAAGTGCTTCACGATTTCCTGAGGCGGGCCTACGCCGCCCTCGGTTTGCCGGAGGCGGACGCCGAAAAGTGCGCCAGCCAGATGCTCGACGCGGAACTCCGGGGAGTGAAATCACACGGCTGCGTGCGCTTCGGGGTGTTCGCCGAGCGGCTGCGGAAGGGAACCGTGAACCCCCGGCCGGAGGTCAAAACCCTCTCCGACCTCCCCGGCTACGCGCTCCTCGACGGGGACATGGGCATGAGCGCCGTCGTCGCGCGCCAGGCGGTCGAGGCCGCCATGGACAAGGCGGCCAAAAACGGCATCGGGGCCGCCGGCATCCGGCGCACCTCCCACACCGGCCACATCGGCTACTTCGCCGCCATGATGCTCCAGCAGAATATGATCGGGATCATCATCAGCGGCGCGGCGGCCAACCTCGCCCCCTGGGGCGGGCGCGGGCGCATGCTCGGCAACAGCCCCATCGCCTTCGCCATCCCCTCCCGCCAGGAGTTTCCCATCATTTTTGACATGGCGACCAGCAAGGTGGCGCGGGGCTATGTCCTCCTCGCCGCAAAGGCGGGCGAGGACATCCCGGAGGGGTGGGCCCTCGATCCGGAGGGCAACCCGACGACCGACGCCGCCCTCGCCGCAAAGGGTACGATGCTCCCCCTCGGGGATCACAAGGGCTACGGCCTCTCGCTCATGTTCAGCTTCCTGACCGCCGCTCTGACCGGAAACGGCTTCGACGCCGACCAGCCCGATTGGGTGGATGCCGATCAGCCCTTCTCCCTCCCCCTCCTGGCCATCGCCATCGACCCCACGCAGAGCCTGGGCGAGAACTACAAGGGGGCGGTGGACGAGACGGTGCGCCGCCTGAAAGCGTCCGAGCGGGCCGGCGGCTTCGATGAGATCCGAATCCCGGGCGAGGCCTCCCACCGGAGGTACAAGGAGTCCCTCGCGCGCGGCGTGGCGCTCAAAGGACCCCTATTCGAGGAATTGGCCCGAATCGCCTCCGAACTCGGAATCGCGCCGCTTCCTTCCGGATAA
- a CDS encoding SDR family oxidoreductase has translation MDLGLKGKRAIVTGGNRGIGKCCALAFAKDGARVCVTGRDQSLLDETVKEINAAGGEGYAVAADLTDAGAPKKVVDACVQKFGGVDILVNSAGAAKGADVLDLSTDFIDHALGLKLYGYLQMAQGVVPHMKKNGWGRIVNIAGGAGATPARGNLPTSFANITVLNMTRALSDAVSGDGIMVNTICPGMTNTQRARDLMQGRADKEGKNVEEVLKDVGSKLPAGRICEPEEIANVVTFLTSEACTYVFGSSVYMDGGGRRGTP, from the coding sequence ATGGATCTGGGTCTAAAGGGCAAGAGGGCAATTGTAACGGGCGGAAACCGCGGAATCGGCAAGTGCTGCGCGCTTGCGTTCGCGAAGGACGGGGCCCGCGTCTGCGTGACGGGCCGGGATCAAAGCCTTCTGGACGAGACGGTGAAAGAGATCAACGCGGCGGGCGGGGAGGGCTACGCCGTAGCAGCCGATCTGACCGATGCCGGCGCGCCGAAAAAAGTCGTGGACGCCTGCGTGCAGAAATTCGGCGGTGTGGACATTCTCGTCAACTCGGCGGGTGCGGCGAAGGGCGCCGATGTTCTCGATCTCTCGACGGATTTCATCGATCACGCCCTGGGGCTGAAGCTTTACGGCTATCTGCAGATGGCCCAGGGGGTCGTCCCCCACATGAAGAAGAACGGATGGGGGCGCATCGTCAACATCGCCGGCGGCGCGGGCGCGACCCCGGCGCGGGGCAACCTGCCGACCAGCTTCGCCAACATCACCGTGCTGAACATGACGCGCGCCCTCTCGGACGCGGTCTCGGGCGACGGCATTATGGTGAACACCATCTGCCCGGGAATGACGAACACCCAGCGGGCGCGCGATCTGATGCAGGGCCGGGCCGACAAGGAAGGAAAGAACGTGGAGGAGGTCTTGAAGGATGTCGGCAGCAAGCTGCCCGCGGGCCGCATCTGCGAGCCCGAGGAGATTGCCAATGTCGTGACGTTTCTCACTTCCGAAGCCTGCACCTATGTATTCGGCAGCTCGGTCTACATGGACGGCGGGGGCCGGCGCGGAACGCCGTAG